gaaaacctgcagagagtatgaggggagggatactttgacgctgagagttaaaccggagcatgacctcgttggaattgaactgttgaatgttccatttgaggagttcttccagtttttcaatcaaaaggccctcgataaatcaacgatcacttgctactgtctgtaagtagtactacttctatcattaagtctctctatataggtcagctctttcattacatgtatttataattattctcactatattatgcagattgaagatcgccgaattgaagaaaagacaaatcggtgatattgggttcattaacacaaatctcatagatgcaactcaggttaaatatcatgccgaaaataccgaggccaacttgctacgatcgttgataataaatgaaaacaaagatataatactcttttcttacaacttcaagtgagtgttactgtcttgtgcatattcggtttcccttattagtccaggttatagtaatgtaattgatgacttatgcatgcgtgcgcaacttccactatattctcctagagattaagcttgagcagggagtagtaaccgtcttagactcgagacgaaaagatccccaggactatgcggacatgactcaatgctcgagaagtaagttaaatcgatcattatccatcatatcagcaactttgttcatttcctgatatcaagtaattgttttctttgtctggcagggtttggagaaaattcaccaaaaaagctccgggactgccgaagaagctgcaatttaaacacccgaaagtaagtactatagtagcatgttccgcgcatctcctagtgattcaagcgctagtttcatcaataccatttagcatgcttgcttatcagtttgattgacctctatttcttgtaaagtggttgtggcaggaacccgggaataattactgtggatattacgtttgcgagtccatccgctacatgacctgtgagcggggctactctgacgaacaatatgaagtgcgtaagcaataatattcacaattttattttattaccatcatttgtgttgagtttcatttattcatatatatatatatatatatatatatatatatatatatatatatatatatatgtattgaccccttcttcaaattagatctttccgatgcgggatgaactactagcaccagatcgtatgcgagcaattcaagaggaattggcggcattcttccttgaccacgtgatcgctgaaaacggagaatactatgtggaccctgtgttctgaCAATTTAATTAgaagattatattgtaagagataattattgtatatatgtagccggtagtgtcggatagatatacgagaacttgttgttcgaccaatctctcggagaaggagaggtggtcgatatcacttctctctgtatgcatatgttgatgacgatcttctgtttccttcatttgattactagctagcgtgtctagtcctctccatacgtatatagtacgtagcgtcgaccaagcacggagataagagaggacacttctctctattaattagctagctaacacaatatatgaaacacctaaattaaccccccaaaacccccaaccccccttcaaaacaaaaaacaaaaaccccagccattgaaatgctgacgcgtggatgcctattggtcccggttagtgccaccaaccgggaccaaaggccctcctgtctgggctcgccgcaccggccacgtggaggcccatctgtcccggttcgtgtaagaaccgggactaaagggttagggcattagtaacgaccctttagtcacggttcaaaaaccgggacaaaaggcccttaccaaccgggacaataggtcatttttctactagtgacagaGGGAATTTGATTCCAGTAATTCAAGCAGATTCATCCATAGAACTGAAACACTACCAATAAGATGAATTAGTACGCTAGGCTATGCTCACACAGTACCAAGCAACATCAAAAAGAAATAAACCAGAATAATGCAAGTGATAGAAGCCATAGATAAGAGAATTACCACGGTACATTTTTGGCAGTGTTCCCACAAAGATGGCACAGAAAGCTCCTGCCTCACTTGCAGCACGCACTTCCTCTGCAATAAACTAACATGCTCGAGCGCCGTAAAGATACAACAACTCTTGGATCAGATTTTATGTAAAATAAAAAGAACTTCTTAAGGCATTCAGTCACAAGTTATGCTTCTAGCAACCTACCATTTTTACCCATTCTGTAAAATGACCATGTGAACACCCACTTTATATGAAGATACATAGAGATAATAAAAGAGGGATTGATGCAGGGCTAGCTTGGTTTGCGTCCTGGTGATTTCCAGCCTTGCCGGGAACTTGCCTGTATTTCACATGGAGGCATTTGGTTCGCTTCCTCGGCTAATATTACAGCAGAGAGAAATACAGGCAAATGTAACATGTCTCGAGGTCGGATTGGTTTCTTCAGTTAAGAAATTCAGAAAATATGGAAAGCATCTAAACTGAAAGACTAAAGATACATTCCTGCTAGTCATTGGAAATGCCATTGCCCAGGATTTTATCAGGAGAATGCCTTCTCAAACTCAAGGAAAATATGAAAACCATATATAAAATAGATATTGCTAGTGTATTACTTGGGGTATATACACAGTAAGGAAGGGTTGATGTAAAGCAAAGCACAAAATCTCCAAGGAATATGCTGAAGAACATGTGCATCGAAATCATAACTGAATTAGAACATCAAAGATATATGTCATTCATATTGAATGCACCGTCGATATGCATCAAATGGTTAAACATCAAATGGTTTGACTTCTAAGAAATctaatatgcaaagtaaaaaggaccggagggagtataaCGATGATTTTAATGGTATTGTGAATGTTAATAATTTTTGTATACACTTGATCGATGTTGGAATAGTTCACAGTTGAGTGTCATTAATTAACTGGGCAGAGCTGCATAATTTATGCACTTCCGTTGCGTCGGCACGGCTCGCACGGCGGGTCTTGAATTACGGCCAACTGCGAGCTCCATTCATCATGTCTGAGTATGACACCATCAACAGTGCGCCCCAGGAGATCTAGACCTGTGTCTACCTGACAATTAATCACAAGAGAGCATTGAAAAGTTTGTGGTGCACAAATTGTAAGATATCTGAGGTTAATTAATAGTCGCATTCAATACTTGCAAGGAGAGTTTCTCATAAACAATACAGTACCAACCAATCTGAAATAATGCTACGACATCTGTACTAAAATATAACATGTTTTTGTTTAGCctaaaaaacgtcttatatttaaTTTTGATATGGAGGGAGTACAACATCAAAATATTCCATCATCACGAGCTGGGCCGCCGCTCGAGTTACCTGTGGTTAGATGGTTATGTTTATTCTTTTTGTGGTGACCCATCAGGATTCAAATTCTAAACTTGACATTGATGCTCATATTTTTAATCTTTTCGCCGCTGTTCCTTCAGCGGAAAGAGACGTTCCCGACTGACTACAAGGCCCTTGTGATGACTTCATCAATCTCAAGATGACGCTTGTGATGACTTCATCAATCTCAAGATAGTTGTGCTAGCTCATTCTCTCGGGAGCGCTTATAAGAGTAAGGTGTACGTGCGTGCGTTTATTACGATGAGTGTATGGATGTATACGCAAGCGACTTCGATCTTAGCATGTTATAGAGAAATGAATATTTGAAGCTGAAGGCGAAGGAAACAAGTAGGCTGTGTAGAAATGGTACGTGTATTTAAGCGGGTGAAGCTACTGGGTCGTAAACGTGCGTCACGTCGGCACAGCTCGGCCGCATGCATCACACTCCAACGTTTGATCAGACGGTCCCAACAAAATTGCGGCAAGCTAGCCAGCCAACCGCGAGCAAAGCTAAGCTAGATCTGCTTCATGCATGCACGCGTGCGTGTCTGACACCTTCCACTCCATCGGCCAGGGAAGacgaaacaaaataaaatgagcAGTGCTATTCCTACGTAAAGTTTTTACAAAAAATTTACGTATTCAGTCTAATGACGGTTAGCTATATAGATAGGGTATTTACGATCAGAAATATACTAGTGCACAGATTGTTCGTACTAGGAATTTAGTAGGAGCAGCATTTTCGAAATAAGATAAGACGGCAGGTTTAGTTACCAAGCATGTCAAACCGGCATCAGCTTAGTTTTTTTATCAGGATTTGCCGTACTTGCTAACTAAATATATTACCTTCACCGCGGCTATCATAAAAAAACATTCGATTTGTCGCAGCGCAATAACATTACTGCAATAAAAACACCCAATATGGAAAAATATAATATATTTTTTTTGCGGGATAAACttccgatctattcatcttcGAGAACAGCAACCACCGCCGATGAAGAGTGTAGATaagaaggatccaacctgaagacgCACGAACAAGGACGAACGACGAatagatccgagcaaatccaccaaagacagatccaccggagacacacctccacatacccaccgacgatgctagacgcatcaccggaacgggggctatgcggggagacctttattccctCTTCAGGGagtcgccgccgtctcgcctccctgagtaggacacaaaccctaataaacctcaaaaaaatctaaaaacggagccctcccacCGGCAAGGGCCGGGATCTACTCCGCCCCCGTGACCCTAAGGCCACGGGAGACGGGACGgatcggcgccggcgccggcgggaggcAGAAGAACCCTAGCTTTTTGGGTAGACGGCGGCTGGCTAGGGCGTCTTAAAATATAATTTGGATAGCTGTCCACCTGACACTATGGATAGAGTAGTCAATGGTCTAGGACAAGTATGAACCAAATTTATGGTATTTTGATTTACACCGTCCCAAAAGAATGGAATGtcttttttggtttttcttgtaAAAGGTTGGATTCTTCCTGCAAAATTGGCTATGAATCGCCTGATGTATGCCAGGCGTCCTTGAAGCGAACGCAGCTCCTTAAGGGTCACGCTCACGCACGGTCTGGACTTGCATGATAATACTGTATACATAACCATTTGTGATTCTTGCAGTGTTTCGTAAGCGGTCATCTTTATAAGTTTTAAAAATTACACGAGCATACGAGTGTATCCACCCTGTTTTGTGCATTTTTCTTTAGAACAAAAACATAGTACCAGCAATAGAGATACGGACTTTTCCACGTATGGCTAGCTCTATATATACGGTGCCATCGGCTCGGTGTTTGGCTACGCGCGGTGCACGTACGGAAATCTAAGAGCATGTCGTCGTACAAGAGCTCACCGGCGATGCAACGGAGGCTTGTGCTGGTGGCACTGCCTCTGCTCCTCTCCTGCGGCGTCCGCGGGCAGGTGGTGCCGGCGGTGATCTCGTTCGGCGACTCGACCATCGACGTCGGCAACAACAACTACCTGCCCGGCGCCGTCTTCAAGGCCAACTACGCGCCGTACGGGGAGAACTTCCGGCGCCACCGGGCCACCGGCAGGTTCTCCGACGGCAAGATCGTCACCGACATCACCGGTACCATGTccttacatgcacagtcatgcgtATATATCCTGCAACTGTCACCCTTAGTGTGTAACATGTTGGTGCAGCTGAAACACTCGGCTTTGAGGGCTACGCGCCGCCGTACCTGAGCCCGCTGGCGTCGGGGAAGAACCTCCTCACCGGCGCCAACTTCGGCTCCGCCGCGTCCAGCTACTCCGACGACACGGCGGCCATGTATGTAAGTATACAACGGCCACATCTTCAGAAGCAGCTTGTTTTGGACTACACGAGATGGAGACATGTCAGTGGGGAACACGGTTTTTTTTTAATAGTTATCAGCTGTGCGTACGTATTTATTTGTAGGATGCAATCACGCTGTCGCAGCAGCTCAAGTACTACAAGGAGTACAGGTCCAAGCTGGCGGCGGTGGCCGGGCGGCGGCAGGCGCGCACCATCCTCGCCGAGGCGCTGTACGTCGTCAGCACCGGCACCGGCGACTTCATCCAGAACTACTACCACAACGCCTCCCTGTCCGCCCGCTACGACGTCGACCGCTACTGCGACCTCCTCGTCGGCATCTTCTCCGGCTTCGCCAGCGTCAGTACTCCGACTCACCGACATCGCCAGCCTCACCTCGCCTCGCCTGCTCATCATATATGTACCTTATGTGACCTTGTTGTGGGTTTGGACATATTGCAGGAGCTGTACAGGCTGGGGGCGCGGCGGATCGGCGTGACGACGATGCCGCCGCTGGGGTGCCTGCCGGCGACGATCAGGCTGTACGGCAAgggccggagcggcggcgggtgcCTGCCGAGGCTCAACCGCGACGCGGAGACCTTCAACCGGAAGCTGAACGCCACCGTGGGGGCGCTGCTGAGGCGGCACGCGGGCCTCAAGGTGGCCGTCTTCGACGTCTACACGCCGCTCCGGGACCTCTCGGAGAGGCCCGCGGCGCAGGGCTTCGCGGAGGCGAGGAGGACGTGCTGCCGGACGGGGAAGGCCGGGACGAGGGTCTACCTCTGCGACCCGGCGACGGCGGCCGGGATGTGCCGGAACGCCAGCAGCTACGTGTACTTCGACGGCGTGCACCCGTCGGAGGCGGCCAACCTGGTCGTCGCCGAGTCCCTGGTGTCGGCGGGCATCGACTTGCTCACCTAGTAAGCGTGAGGCAACAAGGGCGTGCGTACGTGCAGCTGCAGCTGCAGCTGCAGCAGATCGACGAACTTATCTGCCAACTACTAGTAGTGTACGTGTATCCATGAGTGTAGCAATTAATGCTTCCAATATGTTTCCTACAAAGTGTGGGCCCTTGTTGCTAGCTATGTAATTTGTTGAAAAGCATAGGCGCTGTTTGGTTCATAATTCCTAGGACtttctagtcccaactaaaaagtccctagtccctaaaAAATCCCTCCTTGTTTGTTTTCAGGGACTAAAAAGTCTCTAGTCCCtccctagaggttattaaatgaccatgttacccctagtatacAGAAAAATAACAACCAAACAACACCATGGGGCAGCGGGGCAATGGGTGCAGGGTGGGGCATTGTTGGAAAAGTCTCAAAAAGTCCCAAAAAAAGACTCTCCTTAGAGTCTTCTTCATTTAGTTCCAAAAGCAACTTTTAGTCCCTAatagtccctcctgtttggttaaaaagtctcTAAGAGGGGAACTTTTTCTAatccctacaccaaaaagtccctgAAAACAAACACCCCCATAATTTGTGGAAAAATGTATGTTAATTTATTTTTCAACTCAAGTGAAGCTCTAGCTTTAAGctatatatactactccctctgtttgcAAATATAAGATGTTTCTTATATTTTAATATAAACTATATATGGACTGAAATGAGTGAAGATGCGTCTATATACATCTGAATTAGAAGAAAGTTTGAACATCTTATAATAGTGAACGGAGGAAGTAGCTTTTTGACCGGGAACAAATTGTTTAGCTCTTGCATGGTTGTCTTCTGCTTCTTAGGGAAAAACTAGTATGCGAATTTGGATTCTGAAAGCATATACAAATTGTATCCAGTAAAATTGAACATGTCCCTGTAAAGGGATGTGTAGTTGCCAGTTTATCATATGCACAAGGAGAGCATATCTAGTGCTACCGTGGTCCAAGCAAAGGCAGTGTAACAAAATCAACAGAAAATTTCCCCAAAAAAAGTAGTCTGGCTCTGGCAACaagtatatatatgttgttacAAACTTCCAACTCATCTCATACGCCAAGAAACAAAAGGCAAACTTTAGTAAATAACCCATAATCCGAAACCCAGAGTGctctttttttttcaaaacatTGGCATAGGAGCACTGCCTATCCAATTAGGAGTGAAATAACAAGGTTTGGCCGAGGGATATGTACACTTGGGCTTTGCctaggaaaaaaagaaaaacgaGCTCAATTAACCGGTAAAAGTATACTAGTATTATAGCAGAATTTCAATATGATACTATTCATAGCTGGATTTTTGTTCCTTGTTTCCAACATGTGAATCAAATCGGAACTGAATCTGCATGATTGATATATGTTGTGCCAATCTACATGACCTTTTTGAAACATTTTAGCTGTGGCACCATGACCTGGGAGCACGGTAGCACCTCAAGCCATAAGATCACTAATAGATATCTTCTCAATTGACACTGAAAGGGAATTGTAGCTACAAACCATATGCTTCCCAACTGCCAGAGGGAAAGGCGCGGTGTTGCACAATAAATCTTCCCTGGAATTCACACCACAAACCCACAAGTCATGTCTCATTGTACTTCTCTTGGTTGTTTGTATATGGCTCCGGAGATAAAATTGGGGTTTCTGCTCACATGACGCCATCACATCTCATTTTGTCTTGCCATGCCTAGTAAGGAGTACCGACAAAGGTGAGGTCTCTCCTCTCTAGCTCCGGCCCGGGTACAAGGGTCTCCCCACGGCGCCTCATTCCTCTTCAAATAAATGTCTGGGTGCTAGTGTCCTGTGGGTCACATTTTATTGGGTAACTTGGCATATATGTGGGATCTGACCCTGAGGATACTCACTCGTCTTCGAGAACCAATTCATGTTCTTCAAGGTGAAAACCATTGGTTTGGCCATCAATGATGGATTCCGCAACGATATTTTACGTACTTCATTCCCTTCTTAAAATCTACAAGGACATGCCGGTGTCCCATCTACCGGCCCCTAAGCCCCAGGATGAGAAGTCTTGCAATTTATAAAACCCTTGATTTGGCCCCCTCTTTTTTCCATATATTTTTGCCATCTCCTTGTTGGTGTTTTATTGGAAGATGGTAATATATTCACTCAATGAAGGACATTGTAGGTGTTTTTGACTTTACATTCACTCAATGAAGGAcatttcattttttctttttacAAACCGATTTGTTCGACTTTGATGCATATGTCATATTGTACAGTTAAATTGAAGGTTGTATCTTTACACAAGTCACGTCCATAGTTCCAATGATTCAACACAATAATATGGTGTTATGGCGCTGCTAGAAGGAGGGCGCGAGAGGGCCGGCCGGGGGCCTTTGGGCTGGCGGTATAGCCCGTTAGTCTAGGCCATTAGGCCCATTACGTACTCTAACATATGGACAGCCTAACTTAATTGATAACCCATGGTCCACTAACTGCTTAATCCATAATTCACTCTCATACAACTATGCGCCGGTGCATGAGCCGTACCAGTCCAACTTGTTGGATCGCTATGCCTATGCAGGTAGGTTCCAGGGCGTCTTCAGTGGTGCTATTGTGTGTTAACGATACCCGAACATGCAAGGCTGTACCATTAGTTGATTGGCACAATAAAATTCACTAGATGAATGACATTGAAGTACGACGTGTGAATCTTGTGCTTCAAACATTTATTAAACATCCAACTCCACAATTATTTATACTTGATGTGTGAGATCTATATGTAATTTTTTTCCGCAAAATAACAAATGCAATAGGTTTTAGCAACTGCCTCGTAGCACCATTATTAGGTTTTAGCAAGATATGTACtccctctattcctaaatataagtctttttataGATTCCAATATGGACTACACACGGAACAAAATGACTGAAGCTATACTCTAAAGTACgtatatatacatccgtatgtagtcccaattaaaatctctaaaaagacttatatttagaaacggagggagtaatttcTACTGCAAGACCATAACAAACAGAACAACCCTTGATCTAATTTGATAAATCTATCCTACTATACATTAAAACTGAAGGTAATGTATTTACACAAGTCAGAACCATACGTTCCAATGGTTCGACATATGGCTGTCTTAATTGATGATTTATGGGCCACTCACTGCTTAATCGTATAGTTCCCTTGTTTAATTGCCACCCGTCCAGCTTGTTGCATCGCTATGCAGGTAGGCTCCAGGGCGTCTTCAGTGGTGCTATTGTGTACTAATGATACCCTAATTACCTACCTGCAAGGCTGTGCCACACTAACTGACTAAAAACAAGATGAACTTGGAGTAGAATTTATTAGATCGGCTACACAAAAGCATGACATTTTAAAAGTACTTTTGGTAAAAGAAATTAAAACTTTGATAATAACCTTTTGAAAATAGTTCAATCAAATACGGAAAAATTAATGTTTGTTTTCGACCAGTCAATCCATAACAAAAATAACAGTTTCATTGGGTTTGAAAAATTGTTTTGCAATATAAGCAGATGTGCAAGATATCGGTGTCTTTTTCTTAAGACTGCCCAAAGTAAGTACATGTTTGAATGGCCGTCATCCATGTGTCGACGTCACTAATTAATACGGGTGAGCCTTAACCATGGGATATACAGTACAGTTAATGGTTCCTAGTCTTCCGGACACGATCGATGTGATGCAGCAGCTGCCCAGATATGAACGGTTACAAGTGGCACCGGTCGCTGCGTCCATTAATGTGCAACTTGTGCAGCCAGGCACTCTCCACAAACATATTTGGCACTGTGGTTGCAGATGCATTTTTCCTTAACAACCAAAAACAAGCAGCTACTATAATTGTGATTTTGATGTATTGTTGACTGGCATTTCGGCCACATAATATGTGCAACTTGGTCAGAAGAGGCTACTATTCTAAAAATTGATATGTATCCGAGTGTTGACTAACAATAAAAGGTCACCTAACCCGAAAAAGCAGCTCAGTTTAGGGCTTTCGAAGCATGCAAGTAcgaactactccctctgtaaagaaatataagagcatttagaggAAAATACACAGGAGCTCCTGGGTGCTTCACACCCCTATACGAAAAATAATcgtaaaaaataccaaaaaatcaaaaaaaaaaaaaactgaaatttgggGATATCAAACCTGGGTTCCCAATCTACTCCCGTGTGAAATTTCGTGAAATAATTCCCGAAAACGTATCCGTGGCGAAGGAAATATTGTCCAAACAAAAATCTACCCAAACAGTTTTTTTCTATACATAGGAaatttttgtcttttttgccacgAATATGTTTCCTGGTATTATTTCACGAAATTTCACACGGGAGTAGATCGGGAACCCAAGTTTGATATCCCAAAATCCCagatttttttcaaatttctcGGTATTTTTTTGAATGAATTGTTCGTATAGGGGTGCGGAGCACCCGAGTGCTCCAAATCCTCGTCcagcatttagatcactactttagtaatcaaaacgctcttatatttctttacggagggagtacataataaCTCCGGTTGTGCGACATTTAGATAAAAAGCAGTTATATCTTAAACTGAGCAAAGCCCCCAAAGTTAATGAATTGTACTTTCCAAGAAATGTAAGGCCTGTTTGGATCGTTTTGTTCTTTTCAAATACACCTGTAAAGAATACAGGTCTCGGCTCATCATTTTATTTCCGTCGGAGAATTGCTAAGCGGCCGGTAAGATACAGGTGTAAAATATACACCTCCGTATTTAATTACAACAAATCCAAGCACGGCCTAAAGTAGAGGAGGATGCAAACTTTCGAAATTTTGTATTCTCTCTTTTTTCTTTGCGGGAAATTTTGTATTCTCTATGCATACATATATAAAAATATTTCAGAAAAACTATGCCCTACAAAATAAACATATTATTATACTTTTGTCCATCACATCCAGATACCTTAATAATATAATCAGGAGGTAAGTATTGTCATTCATAACTTTTTCTACTTTACATATGTAACAAGAGAAGCATACATAAAAAAGTTCTCCAGCGTGGTCACAAGTCTACTAAATAGGCTGTGCAAACATATCAATGTCTTAGTTGACCATATCCAATCACCGAGTAACAAATTTGAAATACTATATAATTAAGAGGAAACATTAACTCAAGAAATTTAAATTCAGAAATAAATTACCTGGAACTGCTGTATGGCACAAATAGCACTAACAAACCAAATTAAACTATGATTCCATTTCTTGCGTCTGATATAATATATGAAGTTTCCTTAAACTTTGTTTGAGTTTTTCCTTCTTCTCAGTGGTCTGCAATCTGCACAGCaaagaaaatgataaagttcACCTACAAGGTTACAAATTGCTTTATAGGACCATAAAAAGGCAGGCGAGAAGAATGTATATTGAGGTCATTTCTATCTATTACAAAAGCAGTTTGATCACCCCAAGCAGCTCAAAGCTGCAATAATGCAACACCAAATGTTTGCACTGGAACTGGTACAGTGAAGTAGTTAGTGCACATCAAGAATAGTTGGCTCAGTAACAGCAGTGCAGCAGCAAGAGATGCAGAGTAGCATGTGCATGTCATGTAAAATATAGTACATCAGTGGCTCAGTCTAGATAGAAATAGCTAATATCTCTTGCAGACGGGTAGAAAATTGATAGTAACTGATGATAGCTTTACTAAACATAAACTGGTGACTACAACCATTTAATTTCTATAATTCAAACACAAGAATCTATATTTAGCCATGACAGAAGAAATGAACTGGAAACATCCGGAATGGAGTCGACAGCTAAATTTGCACATGAATGCAGTATTACTACTTTGCCTGGCccaatttatgttttgcagatgCTACTTTACACTATCAAGACCTGACAGATGTTACTTTACAATATCTAAACCTGACAGATGCTAct
The Aegilops tauschii subsp. strangulata cultivar AL8/78 chromosome 3, Aet v6.0, whole genome shotgun sequence genome window above contains:
- the LOC109769984 gene encoding GDSL esterase/lipase APG; amino-acid sequence: MSSYKSSPAMQRRLVLVALPLLLSCGVRGQVVPAVISFGDSTIDVGNNNYLPGAVFKANYAPYGENFRRHRATGRFSDGKIVTDITAETLGFEGYAPPYLSPLASGKNLLTGANFGSAASSYSDDTAAMYDAITLSQQLKYYKEYRSKLAAVAGRRQARTILAEALYVVSTGTGDFIQNYYHNASLSARYDVDRYCDLLVGIFSGFASELYRLGARRIGVTTMPPLGCLPATIRLYGKGRSGGGCLPRLNRDAETFNRKLNATVGALLRRHAGLKVAVFDVYTPLRDLSERPAAQGFAEARRTCCRTGKAGTRVYLCDPATAAGMCRNASSYVYFDGVHPSEAANLVVAESLVSAGIDLLT